From a single Salinirussus salinus genomic region:
- a CDS encoding DUF211 domain-containing protein, producing MPPVRRLVVDVLKPHDPPLLEFTEQVAGAESVAGVTSSLIELDQEVQNVKLTLEGEDVDFEAIEATVENLGGTVHSVDQVACGEYTVDDLPTLQDP from the coding sequence ATGCCACCGGTCCGACGGCTCGTGGTCGACGTACTGAAGCCTCACGACCCGCCCCTGCTCGAGTTCACCGAGCAGGTGGCAGGCGCCGAGAGCGTCGCGGGGGTCACGTCCTCGCTGATCGAACTGGACCAGGAGGTCCAGAACGTGAAGCTGACACTGGAGGGCGAGGACGTCGACTTCGAGGCTATCGAGGCGACGGTCGAGAACCTCGGCGGGACCGTCCACTCCGTCGACCAGGTCGCCTGCGGGGAGTACACCGTCGACGACCTCCCGACGTTACAGGACCCCTGA
- a CDS encoding metal-dependent hydrolase, translating into MALALPVALAVPELAGTALLAGFLGGVVPDLDLYAGHRKSLHFPVYYPALAVPALVVAALFPSPASVGVALVLAGAALHSLTDVLGGGLELRPWEGTSERAVYDHYRDRWLAPRRWVRYDGSPGDLLLSVALAAPLFSVTGDALSLLVAATAGVAAVYAAVRRLLPAVATALVGTLAEWLPPRLLARVPDRYREGRGNGPGPDAARNAAGSPGARGADPGRASGWDRSKVDSADAGE; encoded by the coding sequence ATGGCGCTTGCGCTCCCGGTGGCGCTGGCGGTCCCGGAGCTGGCCGGGACGGCGCTTCTCGCCGGCTTCCTGGGTGGTGTGGTGCCGGACCTGGACCTCTATGCCGGCCACCGGAAGTCGCTGCACTTCCCGGTGTACTACCCCGCGCTGGCCGTCCCCGCGCTGGTGGTCGCTGCCCTGTTCCCCTCCCCTGCGAGTGTCGGGGTCGCGCTCGTCCTCGCCGGAGCAGCCCTGCACAGCCTGACCGACGTCCTCGGGGGCGGGCTGGAGCTTCGGCCCTGGGAGGGAACCTCCGAGCGCGCCGTCTACGACCACTACCGCGACCGGTGGCTCGCCCCGCGGCGCTGGGTCCGCTACGACGGTTCGCCCGGCGACCTCCTGCTCTCGGTGGCGCTCGCCGCCCCGCTGTTTTCGGTGACCGGTGACGCGCTCTCCCTGCTCGTGGCCGCGACCGCGGGCGTCGCGGCCGTCTACGCGGCCGTCCGGCGACTCCTGCCCGCCGTCGCCACCGCGCTCGTCGGCACCCTCGCCGAGTGGCTCCCGCCGCGCCTGCTCGCCCGCGTCCCCGACCGCTACCGGGAGGGCCGGGGGAACGGCCCCGGTCCCGACGCCGCCCGGAACGCCGCCGGCTCCCCGGGTGCCCGGGGCGCCGACCCGGGTCGGGCGTCCGGGTGGGACCGCTCGAAGGTCGACTCCGCGGACGCCGGGGAGTAA
- a CDS encoding VIT1/CCC1 transporter family protein, which yields MSSLRQRLVGLLGKRDVLAISRRYFISNGFDGTLTSIGIVVGAVLSGVPDGATVIKVGLGAAVGLGTSAVWSVWEIERAETRAEIRRIERAMLTDLDDTRVQRQQSGARLVHATASGLGPLIGILVPLSPFVFEGTAVTMVEAALVAVALGVGVLGIFGAYMGSISGQRWYVAAARMGLAGLVVALINVFLPG from the coding sequence GTGTCCTCGCTCCGACAGCGCCTCGTGGGTCTGCTGGGCAAGCGGGACGTGCTCGCGATCTCGCGGCGCTACTTCATCTCGAACGGCTTCGACGGGACGCTGACCAGCATCGGGATCGTCGTCGGCGCGGTCCTCTCGGGCGTGCCAGACGGGGCGACCGTCATCAAGGTCGGGCTGGGCGCCGCCGTGGGGCTGGGCACCTCGGCGGTCTGGAGCGTCTGGGAGATCGAGCGCGCCGAGACGCGGGCGGAGATCCGGCGGATCGAGCGGGCGATGCTGACGGACCTGGACGACACCCGCGTCCAGCGCCAGCAAAGCGGCGCCCGGCTGGTCCACGCGACCGCCAGCGGGCTCGGCCCGCTCATCGGCATTCTCGTCCCGCTGTCGCCGTTCGTGTTCGAGGGGACGGCCGTCACGATGGTCGAGGCCGCCCTCGTCGCCGTCGCGCTCGGCGTCGGCGTGCTGGGCATCTTCGGCGCCTACATGGGCTCGATCTCCGGGCAGCGGTGGTATGTCGCCGCCGCGCGGATGGGGCTGGCCGGCCTGGTCGTCGCCCTCATCAACGTCTTCCTCCCGGGGTGA